The segment TCCGTTCGTCACGAATCCGTGAAATCTTCCATTTGGGGAGGTTATCTCCTGAAGGCCCGTTCCGTCGGAGATGCCAAGCATAATCCGCTTTCCCGAATAGAGAGCCGGATCCCCGTCAAACACCTGGTTTACAGTTCTGTTATAGTCCATCATGTAGATTCTCTGTGCATTCCACTTCATTGTGAAATCCTCGCAGACATCATAGTACTCCGCAGCTTCTCCGTTCTCCATGCGGGCCGCCAAATAGCTGAGTCTTACACTGGCCATAATGCCCTGCATCTCTTTCAGCTCTACCTCCACATTTCCGGCCTTCTCCATCTCCAGACTGCCCCACGTAATCTGGTCAAAGCTATTCTTCAGAGTCACATTGCCCAGGGAGCTGTTGTCTGCCGCAGCGTCTGTCTCCAGATAGGTAGTCAGATCCGAAGCATTCTCATAGTGGAACGTATTGTCGGAAAAGGTTTCCGCCAGGGAGAGCATGTCCCCAAGGAAGGTATTGTCTGTCCAGACAATCCTCGTATAGTAATAGATGGCCGGCTGATTTTCCGTGGCAATCGCCAGCGTCAGGATGTACTCCTTATCCTTGTCAATCAGGTTCTGAATGGGCAGAATCGTCACCGCCTCCTGTGAACCTTCGTCCTGGTGCCAGTTCTGTACCACTGTTCTCTCGATCAGTCTCTCGTCTTCCAAACTCCTGATCTCGTACTGCACGCCCGTAATTCTGCTGTCCAGGTTATAAAAATCCACCGTCAGGCGGCGATCCTGGGGAAGCACAGTCAGATTTCCCCTTCCGGCGCAGTCCCTGTCATCCTCCCTGAATCCGTAAAGGGGATTCATCTGCCGGCCGCACATCTCCATATAGGCTACAGGCAAATCTGCGTCCTCCATCGGCGTATAGGCAGTTTCCTCCTTCCTTTCTCCCCGCAGAGGCAGGGCTAAGTAAGCCGCTCCCGCAGCCGCTGCCAGCAGAACTGCCGCACATATAATCCAAAGTTTTTTGCTGAATCTCTTCATTTATCTTCATCCTCAATGATCGGTTTTCCTGTATCGTGCTTCTACCTTCCTTTGAGCCTGCAAACAGAGGCAGCGCACACTGATAATCAGCTGTCCGCCCGCTTCCATCCCGGCTGCTGTCGGCACCTTTTATTGCTTTGAATGCCTTTGGGCCCATTATAGCATATTTTTCAGTCTTTTAACAAGGAAAAGGCAGCGTTTCCCCCTGTGCCGTAGAACGCGGTCAAAGGGCGCCGACAGTATCGGCACCCTTTGAACACCATGGCTTATGCCATATTTATCTGTTTTCCGGAGACTGATTTGGTTTGGCCTGTCAGCCGCAGTTTCTATGCAGGCATCTTCTGTGCTGAACATCTCCCAGCAGGAGAAGCATAATGATGTCAGAAAGCTCAACCTCTCCCCTTTTTCCAGGCTGGCTTGGCGGCGGACCCCACGGCCGATCCGGCGGTGGCGGCGGACCCCACGGCCGATTGGGCGGTGGCGGCGGACCCCATGGGCGATTGGGCGGTGGCGGCGGACCCCATGGGCGATTGGGCGGCGGCGGACCCCATGGACGGTTGGGCGGTGGCGGCGGACCCCATGGACGATTGGGCGGCGGCGGACCCCATGGACGATTGGGCGGTGGCGGCGGACCCCATGGGCGGCGTCCGCGATTCAGGTTCTCTGCCCTGACTGACTCCTCCTGTCTGCTCTCCTCCCCTCTTTCCGTCTCCATCGTGTGAAGAGGCACCTCCGAAACAGCTGTACCGGAAAAGTTGTCCTGCCCGGTTTTCCCACGGCCATATGTTCCCGGATTTCCCGTGATTACTGTCCCACTGTATGGGCTTAAGCTGGCATCAAAGGAGCTAAGCAGCGGTTTCTGTCCGGCCCCATACCTTGGAAGTTCATATGTCTCCAGCATTTCATCTCTCTGAGCCGAGGCGGCCCTGAGCCCTCTCCCTTCCCTCTTGTCGTCCTGAGTCTCCTGTTTCTCAGAGCCATAGCCCCTGTTTTCCGGAAAGGACAGAATATTTCCGTTTTTAGGCTCCTCACCTGAATCTCTGTACTCCTCTGTCACTGTGTTCTCTCCTGCTATGCTCTGCGCGATATCACGGCAGATCCGTTCTATGGCAACCCGATCCGGAAATTCATCGTAGATCAGACTGCCCTGATAATCCAGGCGGTCACAGGCCTCCCTCACTCTGGCTCTCAGCTCTCTGAGTCCTGCGGGATAAAAACCGGAAAAGTACTCATAATCTCTCAGCGTTTCCATAAGCCCATTCTCCTTTGGCTCAAAGGGTCCCGCCTGCTGCTGCCCGTCAGCCCCGCCGCCGCTCTCTTCCGAAATCGGGGCAGAGCCGGACGGACGGCTGTCAAAAAAATTCTGCATATGATACGGCTCCTCCTGTTTACATAGAGTTATATGGTATCATATGCAGAATCTCTGCTGTTTTTTCCGTTTTCTTACTGTGAAACTGTTTTCCAGGCTTTAAAACAGGTGTTCCGGATAGACACCGCTCTCGCAGAGCCTGCGGATCTCACGGCTCACAGACTCCCTGTCTTCCCTGTAGGTAACACCGAACCACCGGTCTCTCGTCTCCAGCACTCTCACCTTTGCCCTTCCTTCACGAATCATCTGGTCAATAATCGTCGGAAGCAGATACTCCGATTTCAGGTCCCCTTCCTTAAGGTCTGACAGGAACTTCGGAAAGCCCTTTTCGAGAGCTCCCATAAAGTCCGGGGTCAGCCCCCACATATTCATGGAGACGTGCTGGCTTCCTGAAACCCTGACCGGATTGCCCTCTCTGTCGGAAGCAGTGAGAATCCCGTCTCTTTTTTCTATGTTATAGGTTTCCGTCACGCTTTTTAAGATTCCGTCCTCTCCCACGCGGCAGACTCCGCGGGTAACTCCCCCGTTCTCGCTGAGCGTGTTTGAGAGAATAAAGCCTGCCATGCAGATATCGTAGACGTCCCCCCTGTCCTCCCTGGCATTCACCAGATAATCATGGATCAGGCGGAAGGCCTCTTTTCCGTAATAGTCATCTGCATTGATAACAAGAAACGGCTCCCTTACCAGCTCCTTTGCGCAAAGCACCGCCTGTCCGGTTCCCCAGGGCTTCGTCCTTCCCTCCGGAAGACGATATCCCTCCGGAAGATCAGAAAGCTCCTGAAATGCGTAGGAGACAGGCGCAATTTTCTCTATCCTGTTTCCTATAATCTCTCTGAAATCCTTCTCCAGGTCCTTCCTTATGATAAATATGATCCGGTTAAAGCCTGCCTCAAGGGCGTCGTGGATGGAATAATCCATAATAATTTCACCGCCGGGCCCCACAGGCTCCAGCTGCTTGATCCCTCCTCCGAAGCGGCTCCCAATACCCGCTGCCATAATTACCAGTGATGTTTCTCTCATAATCCCTCTCCTGTGTTCTGCTTGTTTTCTTCCTGCACGTAAGCAGCCTTATATTATGGACAGTTTAGCACATCGTTCTCTTTATTTCCACCCCTTTATCTGCATCTTTCTGCTCCCTTTTGTCCTTAGCCGTGTCTGATTATTCCCGGA is part of the Clostridium sp. M62/1 genome and harbors:
- a CDS encoding nucleotidyltransferase family protein; its protein translation is MRETSLVIMAAGIGSRFGGGIKQLEPVGPGGEIIMDYSIHDALEAGFNRIIFIIRKDLEKDFREIIGNRIEKIAPVSYAFQELSDLPEGYRLPEGRTKPWGTGQAVLCAKELVREPFLVINADDYYGKEAFRLIHDYLVNAREDRGDVYDICMAGFILSNTLSENGGVTRGVCRVGEDGILKSVTETYNIEKRDGILTASDREGNPVRVSGSQHVSMNMWGLTPDFMGALEKGFPKFLSDLKEGDLKSEYLLPTIIDQMIREGRAKVRVLETRDRWFGVTYREDRESVSREIRRLCESGVYPEHLF